A genomic segment from Candidatus Desulfarcum epimagneticum encodes:
- a CDS encoding Methylenetetrahydrofolate reductase, producing the protein MPSSFKKALDSGKFVVTCELAPPKGTNLDKFIHHIDMLKDQVDAMNVTDHQSSVMRFPSLGGAIMVKERGGEPILQMTCRDRNRLALQADLLFAASRGVENVLCLTGDSVMLGDHKEARGVFDLDSSQLVAAIRRLERGKDLGGSDLDGGVSMCAGAIVTPEAEPLEPQLIKYEKKIEAGAEFIQTQAVYDMEKLQSFMAYSRRFPVKVLAGVILLTSAPMARFMNKNIAGVNVPADLVDEMAAAPKGGALAKGIDIAGRMIRQIREEKVCDGVHIMAIGREELVPDIMKAAGI; encoded by the coding sequence ATGCCTTCCTCATTTAAAAAAGCCCTGGATTCGGGAAAATTTGTGGTCACATGTGAATTGGCCCCGCCAAAGGGAACCAATCTGGATAAATTCATTCATCACATCGACATGCTAAAGGACCAGGTGGACGCCATGAATGTCACCGACCATCAAAGCTCAGTGATGCGCTTTCCCTCCCTGGGCGGCGCGATCATGGTCAAGGAGAGGGGAGGGGAGCCCATTTTGCAGATGACGTGCCGGGACCGCAACCGCCTGGCCCTGCAGGCGGACCTTCTGTTCGCGGCCAGCCGGGGCGTTGAGAATGTGCTTTGCCTCACCGGGGACTCCGTGATGCTGGGAGACCACAAAGAGGCCAGGGGTGTTTTTGATCTGGATTCCAGCCAGCTGGTGGCGGCCATCCGGAGGCTGGAGAGGGGCAAAGACCTGGGGGGAAGCGATCTGGACGGGGGTGTGTCGATGTGCGCCGGAGCCATCGTGACGCCCGAGGCCGAGCCCCTTGAGCCTCAGCTGATCAAGTATGAAAAAAAGATTGAGGCCGGGGCCGAATTCATCCAGACCCAGGCCGTGTACGACATGGAAAAGCTTCAATCGTTCATGGCGTATTCCCGGCGCTTTCCCGTCAAGGTCCTGGCCGGCGTCATCCTTTTGACCTCGGCGCCCATGGCCCGGTTTATGAACAAAAACATCGCCGGGGTCAACGTGCCCGCCGATCTGGTCGACGAGATGGCCGCGGCGCCCAAGGGAGGGGCGCTGGCGAAGGGAATCGACATCGCGGGCCGCATGATCAGACAGATCCGGGAGGAAAAGGTGTGCGACGGCGTCCACATCATGGCCATCGGCCGGGAAGAGCTGGTTCCCGACATCATGAAGGCCGCGGGGATTTAG
- a CDS encoding Methylene-tetrahydrofolate reductase C terminal produces the protein MIRSITKPKTDEEIDRLLSGSGRIFIIGCGTCVTLTRTGGADEVLAMKEKLAGAGRMITGDVVLPVACDNLTGDILLEFGEKIRQADALLIMTCAFGVQNVARQMKKMTVPALDTLFIGKETGPGRFDESCLQCGTCVIGETGGICPVTACHKGLVNGPCGGTNGGKCEIDQDKDCAWTLIYNRLSELDKLDLMRKLQKPRNFLGEPTPGKIVMPAV, from the coding sequence ATGATCCGGTCCATTACAAAACCAAAAACCGATGAGGAGATCGACCGGCTTTTGAGCGGGTCGGGACGAATTTTTATAATCGGCTGCGGCACATGCGTGACGCTCACCCGGACAGGGGGGGCCGATGAGGTCCTGGCCATGAAAGAAAAGCTCGCCGGGGCGGGGCGGATGATCACCGGGGATGTGGTCCTGCCGGTGGCGTGCGACAACCTGACCGGCGACATCCTTTTGGAATTCGGGGAAAAAATCCGGCAGGCCGACGCCCTTTTGATCATGACCTGCGCCTTCGGGGTCCAGAATGTGGCCCGGCAGATGAAAAAAATGACGGTCCCGGCGCTGGACACTTTGTTTATCGGAAAGGAAACCGGCCCGGGGCGCTTTGACGAGTCGTGTCTCCAGTGCGGAACCTGCGTCATCGGCGAGACCGGGGGCATATGCCCGGTGACCGCGTGCCACAAGGGCCTGGTCAACGGCCCCTGCGGGGGGACGAATGGGGGAAAATGCGAGATCGACCAGGACAAAGACTGCGCCTGGACCTTGATATACAACCGGCTCAGCGAGCTGGACAAGCTTGATTTGATGAGAAAGCTTCAAAAACCCCGGAACTTTTTGGGAGAGCCCACGCCGGGAAAAATCGTCATGCCGGCCGTTTGA
- a CDS encoding NADH:ubiquinone oxidoreductase, NADH-binding subunit (NuoF-like), translating into MGKLTSVGRLEWLRNKMRARESDGKTVVQVCMTGCRAYGAAEVKDAIDREVKKRGLAGEVEVRETGCHGFCAKAPVLAIEPLGVQYQEVDPEDAAEIAGETLAEKRLIDRLAYRDTQTGKPIYYRSQIPFYMRQERRVLANCGRIDPKKTGHYIAAGGFKGIVRALTQMTPGEVIEEVLAAKLRGRGGAGFPTGLKWRFARQAPGRPKYIICNADEGDPGAFMDRAMLEGDPNAVIEGMMIGAYAIGATYGYIYVREEYPIAVDHLSLAIDQANELGLLGENILGTGFDFHLSLKMGAGAFVCGEETALMASIEGKRGMPSARPPFPAQSGLDQKPSNINNVETLANVPLIINKGAEWYGEVGTEQSRGTKIFSLAGKVNNTGLVEVPIGVTVKEVIFDIGGGIPKGRQFKAVQMGGPSGGCVPPRHLNLSIDYDTLQRIGAIMGSGGMVVMDENNCMVEIARFFLSFTQSESCGKCVPCRLGTTQLLETLTRITSGKGRLEDIEAIKELGETITEASLCGLGQTCAKPALSTLKYFVKEYEEHILENRCAGAVCDSMVISACQHACPAGIDVPNYVAAIARGRYETAVDIIRERNPFPAVCGRICVHPCEFKCRRGELDDPVAIRSLKRFASDWYFKNIGPAAEPFPVSKDEKVAVVGAGPAGLTCAYFLAEMGYRTTVFEAGGVGGGMLGMAVPEFRLPREVIDMEVAHIQSRGVDIRCHSPVDAKHTVNDLMSEGYRAVFIAAGAQASKHIGIPGESEELENLHYGLSYLGRAKERDDFSLSGSAIVIGGGNVAIDVARTALRAGASDVQVFCLEPRDEMPAWEKETLEALDEGIVLNPSWSPIEIVHEGGRASGVKFSRCVSVFDEGGAFNPVCDESQNQFVEAEHIFISIGQAQDMSFLSEDGQLERALWGALSVDENTLSTNVPGVFAGGDFTTGPTFVIRAIASGRRAALAIDKHLRKDDSRVEIVDEKTSMAMEDEGLALDGEAAEDQPRVEVDMESADDRVQDFREVEKGFLGEKQAREEAMRCLRCDLEKE; encoded by the coding sequence ATGGGAAAACTTACATCCGTCGGCCGTCTTGAATGGCTGCGAAACAAAATGCGCGCCCGGGAGTCCGACGGCAAAACAGTGGTTCAGGTCTGCATGACGGGATGCCGGGCGTACGGCGCCGCCGAAGTCAAAGACGCCATTGACAGGGAAGTGAAAAAACGCGGCCTGGCCGGAGAGGTGGAGGTCCGGGAAACCGGCTGCCACGGATTTTGCGCCAAGGCCCCGGTTCTGGCCATCGAGCCCCTTGGCGTTCAATACCAGGAGGTGGATCCGGAAGACGCCGCTGAAATCGCGGGAGAAACCCTTGCGGAAAAGAGGCTCATCGACCGCCTGGCATACCGGGATACCCAGACCGGCAAACCCATCTATTACCGGAGCCAGATTCCTTTTTATATGAGGCAGGAAAGACGGGTTCTGGCGAACTGCGGTCGGATCGATCCCAAAAAGACCGGGCATTACATCGCCGCCGGCGGCTTCAAGGGCATTGTCCGGGCGTTGACCCAGATGACCCCCGGGGAGGTGATCGAAGAGGTCCTGGCCGCCAAACTCAGGGGCCGGGGCGGCGCCGGTTTTCCCACGGGGCTTAAATGGCGTTTCGCCCGTCAGGCCCCGGGCCGGCCGAAATATATCATCTGCAACGCGGACGAGGGGGACCCCGGGGCCTTCATGGACCGGGCCATGCTGGAAGGCGATCCCAACGCGGTGATCGAGGGAATGATGATCGGGGCCTACGCCATCGGCGCGACCTACGGCTATATATATGTGAGGGAGGAATACCCCATCGCCGTGGATCATCTGAGCCTGGCCATTGACCAGGCCAATGAGCTGGGCCTTTTGGGGGAGAACATCCTGGGGACGGGATTTGATTTTCATCTGTCTTTGAAAATGGGGGCCGGCGCCTTTGTGTGCGGCGAGGAGACGGCGCTGATGGCCTCCATTGAGGGAAAGCGCGGCATGCCCTCGGCCCGCCCCCCGTTTCCGGCCCAGTCGGGCCTGGACCAAAAACCGTCCAACATCAACAATGTGGAGACGCTGGCCAATGTTCCGCTCATCATCAACAAAGGCGCCGAGTGGTACGGCGAGGTGGGGACCGAGCAGAGCCGGGGCACCAAGATATTCTCCCTGGCCGGCAAGGTGAACAACACCGGGCTGGTGGAGGTGCCCATCGGCGTCACCGTCAAAGAGGTGATCTTCGACATCGGCGGCGGCATCCCCAAGGGAAGACAGTTCAAAGCGGTTCAGATGGGGGGGCCTTCCGGGGGATGCGTGCCGCCCCGGCATCTGAATCTGTCCATCGATTATGACACCCTCCAGCGAATCGGGGCCATCATGGGCTCCGGCGGAATGGTGGTCATGGATGAAAACAACTGCATGGTGGAGATCGCCCGGTTCTTTTTAAGCTTCACCCAGTCCGAGTCATGCGGAAAATGCGTCCCGTGCAGGCTGGGCACCACCCAGCTCCTGGAGACTTTGACCCGGATCACGTCCGGAAAAGGCCGCCTTGAGGATATCGAGGCCATCAAGGAGCTGGGGGAGACCATCACCGAGGCCTCCCTGTGCGGTCTGGGCCAGACCTGCGCCAAACCCGCCCTTTCCACGCTGAAGTATTTCGTTAAGGAATACGAGGAGCACATACTGGAAAACCGCTGCGCCGGGGCGGTGTGCGACTCCATGGTCATATCCGCGTGCCAGCACGCGTGCCCGGCCGGAATCGATGTCCCCAACTACGTGGCCGCCATCGCCCGGGGCCGTTATGAAACGGCGGTGGACATCATTCGGGAAAGAAATCCCTTTCCGGCGGTTTGCGGGCGCATATGCGTCCATCCCTGCGAGTTCAAATGCCGCCGGGGGGAGCTGGACGACCCGGTGGCCATCCGAAGCCTGAAGCGTTTCGCCTCGGACTGGTATTTTAAAAACATCGGGCCGGCGGCCGAGCCGTTTCCGGTTTCAAAGGATGAAAAAGTCGCCGTGGTGGGCGCGGGACCCGCGGGTTTGACCTGCGCGTATTTCCTGGCTGAAATGGGCTACCGGACCACCGTGTTCGAGGCCGGGGGAGTCGGGGGCGGGATGCTGGGCATGGCGGTCCCGGAATTTCGTCTGCCCCGGGAGGTGATCGATATGGAGGTCGCCCACATTCAGAGCCGGGGGGTCGACATCCGCTGTCATTCCCCTGTAGACGCCAAGCATACGGTCAACGACCTCATGAGCGAGGGATACCGGGCCGTGTTCATCGCCGCCGGCGCCCAGGCCAGCAAACACATCGGCATCCCCGGGGAATCCGAGGAGCTGGAAAACCTGCATTACGGCCTGAGCTATCTGGGCCGGGCCAAAGAGCGGGACGATTTCAGCCTGTCGGGCTCGGCCATCGTCATCGGCGGCGGCAACGTCGCCATCGACGTGGCGCGAACCGCGCTCAGGGCCGGGGCGTCCGACGTTCAGGTGTTCTGCCTGGAGCCCAGGGATGAAATGCCCGCCTGGGAAAAGGAAACCCTGGAGGCCCTGGATGAGGGAATCGTTCTCAATCCGTCGTGGTCTCCCATTGAGATCGTCCATGAGGGCGGCCGGGCCTCAGGCGTCAAATTCAGCCGCTGTGTGAGTGTGTTTGACGAGGGCGGGGCCTTTAACCCGGTGTGCGATGAGAGTCAGAATCAGTTTGTGGAGGCCGAGCATATTTTCATTTCCATCGGACAGGCCCAGGACATGTCCTTTCTGTCCGAGGACGGGCAGCTGGAAAGGGCGCTTTGGGGCGCCCTGTCGGTGGATGAGAACACCCTTTCCACCAATGTGCCCGGCGTGTTCGCCGGCGGGGACTTCACCACGGGCCCCACCTTTGTGATACGGGCCATCGCCTCGGGCAGACGGGCGGCCCTGGCCATTGACAAGCATTTAAGGAAGGACGACAGCCGGGTGGAGATTGTGGATGAAAAGACTTCCATGGCTATGGAGGACGAAGGACTGGCCCTGGACGGCGAGGCGGCCGAGGATCAGCCCAGGGTGGAGGTGGATATGGAAAGCGCCGATGACAGGGTCCAGGACTTCCGGGAAGTGGAGAAGGGATTTTTAGGCGAAAAACAGGCCCGGGAAGAGGCCATGCGGTGCCTGAGATGCGATCTGGAAAAAGAATAG
- a CDS encoding NADH-quinone oxidoreductase subunit NuoE: MSANDTLDWEKFNEIVESRKEEKWSLIPLLQEIQEHFGYIPPETIEPVAKALHMRPSRVQGVITFYSGFSLKPKGKCVVRVCRGTACHVKGGRGILRMIKNDLNLEEGQTSEDFSFTLETVACLGACFLAPTMMTNRDYYGKLSPKKVSSVLNQHRKDKGDD, translated from the coding sequence ATGAGCGCCAACGACACGCTTGACTGGGAAAAATTCAACGAGATCGTCGAGTCCCGAAAAGAGGAGAAATGGAGCCTGATCCCGCTTCTCCAGGAGATTCAGGAGCATTTCGGCTATATTCCGCCGGAAACCATCGAGCCCGTCGCCAAAGCCCTTCACATGCGTCCGAGCCGGGTCCAGGGCGTGATCACCTTTTATTCGGGATTCAGCCTGAAGCCCAAGGGAAAATGCGTGGTGAGGGTGTGCCGGGGAACGGCGTGCCATGTCAAGGGAGGTCGGGGAATACTTCGGATGATCAAAAACGATCTGAATCTTGAGGAGGGGCAGACCAGCGAGGATTTCAGTTTTACCCTTGAGACGGTGGCCTGCCTGGGCGCCTGTTTTCTGGCTCCCACCATGATGACCAATCGGGATTATTACGGCAAGCTTTCTCCAAAAAAGGTTTCCAGCGTATTGAACCAGCACCGGAAAGACAAGGGGGATGATTAA
- a CDS encoding conserved hypothetical protein (Evidence 4 : Unknown function but conserved in other organisms) produces the protein MEKIPLIIDGKNISCKAGASVLDAARENGIDIPSLCHHRALKPFGACRLCLVEDKKTGRLMASCVTPAARDMELLTSTPRVIKRRKDIVRLMIAEHPESCLVCDKGNRCELRRIAAQLGVGEAGLYAMPNHSPIEQANPFISRDLSKCVLCGKCVRADHELVVVGAIDYHLRGFKSRPAALHDGPLESSECVFCGACVSMCPTGALFSPSWFVGTPEKESVSICGFCGVGCNLTLGVSGGRVVEAGPAHIEKSVNDATSCVRGHFAHDFLNSPDRLEEPRIRKDGDLTPVSWDEAAGFVARRLLEIREQSGGDSVAFLGSSKCSNEENYLFQKIARLIVGTSHIDNGGYMGGRRFLSLIEGRTDPMRRFDFFAGPLSGLEKAEAVWAIGADPGHLTPVAGYCLRRGASRGVPIVLSGPVPTDLADFATLQAPPPDSRKGGYPALIRAVSAELIRRRAYDESFIDRFTKGFADFRDPLLTPDMDVLARMSGLDADVVKSAADLLENRKIAFVIGENLAMEKRGVEALEALLNLAVMTGSIAHEGAGFYLLAGENNMVGAWDMGAVPDALPGRRLLSDDSARKMWEEAWEGRISSEPGLDMAQIVEAAEKGKIKAMYVMGENPLRSLPDQDRVLKAFEKIDFLAVQDILDNETVRLAHVALPGAAFAEKSGSFTNMEGARQVFSAAAIPPGRAMPDLEILGRVAEKMGWPGLRVSDAQVRDEIEKVLGVNGRFIWTREKGKSPGAAREESRVPFAPCPPPSDGFPEANGDGDFPLTAFLVFRRFHLGSGTRTSRSARISEFNAGGDIGISSKDALELGLDDGDMARVTSENGRVSRRVRVSADAPAGTVLVPRGFFGNDAVNLTGLTRLFSPEGESWTSCRVRVEKM, from the coding sequence TTGGAAAAGATACCGTTGATCATCGATGGAAAAAATATATCGTGCAAGGCAGGCGCCAGCGTGCTCGACGCGGCCCGGGAAAACGGAATCGACATTCCGTCCCTTTGCCATCACCGAGCGCTCAAGCCCTTCGGCGCCTGCCGGCTGTGTCTGGTGGAGGACAAAAAAACCGGTCGGCTCATGGCGTCATGCGTCACCCCGGCGGCCCGGGACATGGAGCTTCTCACATCCACCCCGAGAGTGATCAAACGCCGGAAGGACATCGTCCGGCTCATGATCGCCGAGCATCCGGAGTCCTGCCTGGTCTGCGACAAGGGAAACCGCTGTGAGCTTCGGAGGATCGCGGCCCAGCTTGGGGTGGGGGAGGCCGGTCTTTACGCCATGCCCAATCACAGCCCCATTGAGCAGGCCAATCCCTTCATTTCCCGGGATTTGTCCAAATGTGTGCTTTGTGGAAAGTGCGTTCGCGCCGACCATGAGCTGGTGGTGGTCGGGGCCATCGATTACCATCTGAGGGGATTCAAATCCCGGCCCGCCGCCCTTCATGACGGTCCTTTGGAAAGCTCGGAGTGCGTCTTTTGCGGCGCCTGCGTGTCCATGTGCCCCACCGGCGCTTTGTTTTCGCCTTCCTGGTTTGTGGGAACCCCTGAAAAAGAGTCCGTGTCCATCTGCGGGTTCTGCGGCGTGGGATGCAATCTGACCCTGGGGGTTTCCGGAGGACGGGTGGTGGAGGCGGGCCCGGCCCATATCGAAAAGAGCGTCAACGACGCCACCTCCTGCGTCCGGGGGCATTTCGCCCATGATTTTTTAAACTCTCCCGACCGGCTCGAAGAGCCCCGGATTCGAAAAGACGGTGATCTGACGCCGGTTTCCTGGGACGAGGCCGCGGGGTTTGTGGCCCGGCGGCTCCTTGAAATCCGGGAGCAAAGCGGTGGGGACAGCGTGGCTTTCCTGGGGTCTTCCAAGTGCTCCAATGAGGAGAATTACCTCTTTCAGAAAATAGCCCGGCTCATTGTGGGAACCTCCCACATCGACAACGGCGGCTACATGGGCGGAAGGCGGTTTTTAAGCCTCATTGAAGGCCGGACGGACCCCATGAGGCGGTTTGATTTTTTCGCAGGCCCCCTTTCAGGCCTTGAAAAGGCCGAGGCGGTGTGGGCCATCGGCGCGGACCCCGGCCATTTGACGCCGGTGGCCGGCTATTGTCTGAGGCGGGGCGCCTCCCGGGGCGTCCCCATTGTCCTGTCCGGACCCGTCCCGACCGATCTCGCCGACTTCGCCACGCTCCAGGCGCCGCCCCCCGACTCGAGAAAGGGCGGCTACCCGGCGCTGATTCGGGCGGTCTCAGCCGAGCTGATCCGGCGCCGGGCCTATGACGAGTCGTTCATTGACCGCTTCACAAAGGGGTTCGCCGACTTTCGGGACCCCCTTCTGACCCCGGACATGGACGTTTTGGCCCGAATGTCCGGCCTGGACGCCGATGTCGTCAAGTCGGCCGCGGACCTTCTTGAAAACAGGAAGATCGCCTTTGTCATCGGCGAGAACCTGGCCATGGAAAAGCGAGGCGTCGAGGCCCTGGAGGCCCTTTTGAATCTGGCGGTCATGACCGGAAGCATCGCGCACGAGGGCGCCGGGTTCTATCTTCTGGCCGGCGAAAACAACATGGTGGGGGCCTGGGACATGGGCGCCGTTCCCGACGCTCTTCCGGGCCGCCGTCTTTTGTCCGATGATTCGGCCCGGAAAATGTGGGAGGAGGCCTGGGAGGGCCGGATTTCGTCTGAGCCGGGGCTCGACATGGCTCAGATAGTGGAGGCGGCGGAGAAAGGGAAAATCAAAGCCATGTATGTCATGGGGGAAAATCCCTTAAGAAGCCTGCCGGACCAGGACCGGGTTTTAAAGGCGTTTGAGAAAATCGATTTTCTGGCGGTCCAGGACATACTGGACAATGAGACCGTGAGGCTCGCCCATGTGGCGCTGCCGGGCGCGGCTTTTGCCGAAAAATCCGGAAGCTTCACCAATATGGAAGGCGCCCGGCAGGTGTTTTCCGCCGCGGCGATTCCCCCGGGCCGGGCCATGCCCGACCTGGAGATCCTGGGCCGGGTGGCTGAAAAGATGGGGTGGCCCGGGCTCAGGGTTTCCGACGCCCAGGTCAGGGATGAGATCGAGAAGGTTCTGGGGGTCAACGGCCGTTTTATCTGGACCCGGGAAAAAGGCAAATCCCCCGGGGCCGCGCGGGAAGAGAGCCGGGTCCCCTTCGCGCCCTGCCCGCCGCCCTCCGACGGCTTCCCGGAGGCGAACGGCGACGGGGATTTTCCCCTCACCGCCTTTCTGGTTTTCCGGCGCTTTCATTTGGGGTCCGGGACCCGCACGTCCCGTTCGGCGCGGATTTCGGAGTTCAACGCCGGGGGCGACATCGGGATTTCTTCCAAAGACGCCCTTGAGCTGGGCCTGGATGACGGCGATATGGCCCGGGTGACATCTGAAAACGGGCGTGTGAGTCGGCGGGTCCGGGTGAGCGCGGACGCCCCGGCCGGCACGGTCCTGGTTCCCCGGGGATTTTTTGGCAATGACGCCGTCAATCTGACGGGCCTGACCCGCCTTTTCTCCCCGGAGGGGGAGAGCTGGACATCATGCCGGGTCCGGGTTGAAAAAATGTGA
- a CDS encoding Methylenetetrahydrofolate reductase yields MGLKEALGKKKFVVTSEIQSHVEQEPERLIESLKGVRGRVDGYSVSEVEIEGVVGDSIKTCGLLKENRFDAIYQTTTRDKNRLELQKDLVGAHEAGVENLLVFTEDYRITGDSLQEMMFFHVDAGKLSSVLEHITQGHAIDGKALDSKADFTLGSGVESGWGKNVPDLELKEMEEMTRIGAGYFLTTPVFDLDKFEKFMKHANPFQVPVIAEVMILRTAGMGRFLNRHLRPGLVPDWVIKKLARAKDREKASLELFADTIKGLKDLCQGAHIISIGGEERLSRYLDAAHLK; encoded by the coding sequence ATGGGATTAAAAGAAGCGCTTGGAAAGAAAAAATTCGTGGTGACATCCGAGATCCAGTCCCATGTGGAGCAGGAGCCCGAAAGACTGATTGAGAGCTTAAAGGGCGTCCGGGGCCGGGTGGATGGATATTCCGTGTCCGAGGTGGAGATCGAGGGCGTGGTGGGCGATTCCATCAAAACCTGCGGTCTTTTGAAGGAAAACCGCTTCGATGCCATTTACCAGACCACCACCCGGGACAAAAATCGCCTGGAGCTTCAAAAAGACCTGGTGGGCGCCCATGAGGCCGGGGTGGAGAATCTCCTGGTGTTCACTGAAGATTACCGCATCACCGGCGACAGTCTTCAGGAGATGATGTTTTTTCATGTGGACGCCGGAAAATTGTCATCGGTCCTGGAGCACATCACCCAGGGCCATGCCATTGACGGAAAGGCCCTGGACTCCAAAGCCGATTTCACCCTGGGCTCGGGGGTGGAGTCGGGATGGGGAAAAAATGTGCCGGACCTGGAGCTTAAGGAGATGGAGGAGATGACCAGGATCGGGGCCGGGTATTTTTTGACCACCCCGGTTTTTGATCTGGACAAATTTGAAAAATTCATGAAACACGCCAATCCCTTCCAGGTGCCGGTGATCGCCGAGGTTATGATACTGAGAACGGCCGGCATGGGGCGATTTTTGAACCGGCACTTAAGACCGGGGCTGGTTCCGGACTGGGTCATCAAAAAGCTGGCCCGGGCAAAGGACAGGGAGAAGGCCAGCCTGGAGCTTTTCGCCGACACGATCAAGGGGCTGAAAGATTTATGCCAGGGCGCCCACATCATTTCCATCGGGGGCGAGGAGAGGCTGAGCCGCTACCTGGACGCGGCCCATTTGAAATAA
- a CDS encoding Histidine kinase has product MDDILTVVKAAKHCNVSPKTIINWIDSGNIEAYKTVGGHRRIKKTDLERFMRRQGIPIPDDPDTSERKRILVVDDDPIIVETIVQALEEDEADYEVISASDGFEAGLQINHFKPHVMILDIMMPDIKGYEVCEKIKSSPETRNTKIIVLSAYLDDEKFNEMKKHGADACFSKPLPLDRLRREVAGFLKDGE; this is encoded by the coding sequence GTGGACGACATACTCACGGTGGTAAAGGCGGCCAAACATTGCAATGTCTCACCCAAGACCATCATCAACTGGATAGACTCAGGCAACATCGAGGCTTACAAGACCGTGGGGGGGCACCGGCGGATCAAAAAAACCGATCTGGAGCGTTTTATGCGCAGGCAGGGGATTCCCATCCCCGACGACCCGGACACGTCTGAAAGAAAGAGAATTCTGGTGGTGGATGATGATCCCATCATCGTGGAGACCATTGTTCAGGCCCTGGAGGAGGACGAGGCCGATTATGAGGTGATATCGGCCTCGGACGGTTTTGAGGCGGGGCTTCAGATCAATCATTTCAAGCCCCATGTCATGATACTGGACATCATGATGCCGGATATCAAGGGATATGAGGTGTGCGAGAAGATCAAATCGTCCCCTGAGACCCGAAACACCAAGATCATTGTGCTGTCGGCCTACCTGGATGATGAGAAATTCAATGAAATGAAAAAACACGGCGCCGACGCCTGCTTTTCAAAACCCCTTCCCCTGGACCGGCTGCGCCGGGAGGTGGCGGGATTTTTGAAAGACGGGGAATGA